Part of the Candidatus Thiothrix putei genome, AGGGCTAACCCCCAGCAGCCCATTCACGGTCAACGTGCTGGATCAGAATGCCGACCAGCAACTCAGTGCCGGTGACATTGCAGTGGTCTACGGTGGCATTGCCAATACCGAAACCAGCCGCCGTTCACTCAGTGCTGCCGATGTTGCCACCATCAAAGCCAATGCCAAGACTGATCTGACTGCCGATGATCAGGTCATGTGTACTATGGAAGCCAAACTCTGCCCGGATGGCAGTGCGGTAGGCCGGGGCGGCCCACATTGCGAATTTGCCCCCTGCCCAGGGAAATAACGCCAGTGTAGTCTGTGGCAACTCAGCTTTGCATAGCCTTCGGTTCATGAATCCCGTGTTTCGTCAGGATGTACTGGATGCTATGCGGCAGTTTTGCCCCCGTAAAACGTTCCACGCATTCCCCGTCACGGAACAGCAGCACCGTCGGCATAGCACGGATGCCGAAACGTTGCGTCAGTTGCGCATTCTTGTCCACATCCACTTTCGCCAGCAGAAACGCGCCTTGGTAATCATCGGCAAATCTAGCCAATAGCGGCATCAGACTCCGGCAAGGGCCACACCATTCGGCATAGAAATCGACCATGACCGGCGTTTTGTGGGAAGTTTCCAGCACCATTGCGTCAAATTCGTCGGCATTGACGAAGGCTTCATGGTTGCTACGGTTATTGGAAGGCTCTGCCTGCTTTGAGCGACGCAGCGACCGGACAATCAAGAAAGTAAAAGTGGCAACCACTCAACAGTCATAAGTTCTCCCCATTCCCCCAAGCAGCACGAAATCCCTTAGAGTAGGCGTTACCAGCGACCTATTATCCAAGGGACATCATGCTAGTTGATCTATACCAGAACCTTCACCACTTTAAAAGTGAATTTTCGCGCCAGCGAGCATGGCTATTGTTTTGCGCCATCATCCTGAGCTTTTTAGCGGCGACCGAGATGAGCGGGGTCACGTCGATGTGCCGTTACTGGTTATCGGATGAACGGGGCTACCATCGGTTGCTCCATTTTTTTCGTGCCGGGTCTTACCATCCTGAGCGGTTACGGGCGAGCTGGCAGCGGTGGGTGTTGTCCCATGCGCCGCTGGTTGAGGTGGCGGGGCGTTTGGTGGTGCTGGGCGACCATACCCATGTGGTTAAGGATGGTGGGCGGATGCCGGGGGTCGTTTCCTTGCGGGAAACCTCGGAAACCCAAAGCAAACCGGACTATTTCCGGGGGCAGTGTTGGGGAGCCGTGGGGTTGTTGGTGGGGAGCCTGTCCGCCTGTTTCTGCCTGCCGCTGAGTTTGCAAATCCATCAGGGGTTTCGGTATTTGGGGGAAGAGGATGCTAACGACCCGACACTCAAACTGGGGACACGGGTGGTGCAGATGGCGTTGTCGTTTGCGCAGGTGAATGACCGCCCGGTGTGGCTGGTGCTGGATGCGTTCTTTGCCACGGCTTCGGTGTTCCGGCTGGCACGCTCGGTTTGGTCGGTGGCGTTACAACAACCACTGGTGCAGGTCATCACCCGCGCTAAAAAGAACTATGTGGCCTACTTCCCTGCGCCACCCAAACCGCCGGGAAGGCGTGGGCGGCAACGCCAGTACGGGATGAAGCTGGTGTTGTGGGAAGCCTTTGACCATGCTGATTTTTTCCGTGAAGTGACCCTGTGCATTTATGGCAAGGAGGAGTCGGTACGCCTGATGTCCCATACCCTGTGGTGGAAACCGTTAGGGCAGCCGCTGCAATTTGTCTGGGCAGTCACTTCCCGTGGCCCCATCCTGCTGATGTGTTCGGATTTGGTGCTGGACGCGGAAACCATCCTCACCCTGTACTGCCGACGCACCCGGATTGAAACCTTGTTTGATGCCCTGAAAAATACCATGGGCGCATTCCGCTTCCACTTCTGGAGCCGTTACCTGCCGCGCCATTCCCGGCGACCTACCGCCAATCGGCATCTCAAAGCCCCCCAAGCACAGCACCTCCCCACGGTGGTGGCCTGCTGGCAGGCAATGGAAACCTTTGTGTTGTGTGCCTGCATCGCCACCGGTTTGCTACAACTGTTTTCCCTCAAGTACCATGAGGGGCTTTGGAAGCAGCAGGTCTTGTATTTGCGCACCCGTTCCCGTGAATTGCCTTCCGAGAACACCGTGCGACAGATTTTAGCACCACTACTGGCACGGCAATTACTGCGCTCTCCCCCCAAAGCCTTCTGGTGGCGAATTAACGCGGCCGTCAACGGCGATGAGGACGATGATAGGCAAACATGAACCGCTAACAGCGGGAAAATACCCATAATCAAGGTGTTAAAACAGCAGTTCAGTAAGGCTGCTGCCTAACATCATGCTTGGTTTTGGGGGAATGTCACGACTGTTGAGTGAATTTGCTGAACAGCGTTTAGCGGAACGTGTGCATGAAACGTTGGTGAAAACGTATTTGGGCGATGCGCTGATCGGCCACCTGTGTCGGGATTCAACAGCCATTGAGGCACGTGAACGGCCTGTTGCCGAGGAAAAGCCAAAGAAAAAGCAAGGGCAAACACGGATTCAGCGCCAACGGGAACAGTCACTTCAGCAAGCACTCGATGAGATACCGGTTCAGTGTAACCGGGGGACGAAGAAGAATGCCCAAGGCTACAAGCACAGTTGGAACGGCTACAAACTGCATATCGATACCGCCGATTGTGGTGTCCCGATAGCAGCCATTCTGTCTTCCGCCTCCTTTCACGACAGCGGGGCGGCTATTCCACTGTCCCAAATCAGTGCCCAACGTGTCACCAGTCTCTACGACCTGATGGATGCGGCCTATTGCAGTGCTGATTTGCACGAATACAGCCGTCAGCTGGGGCATATCCCCCTGATTGATCACAATCCTCGCGGCGGACAGAAAGAAGCGTTTGAACCTGCTGATGCCGAGCGTTATAAAATTCGCAGCACCGTAGAACGAACCAATGCCCGCCTGAAGGATGAATTTGGTGGTCGGAATGTGTGGGTGCAAGGCGCACAAAAAGTTTACAGCCACCTGATGTTTGGGATTTTGGTGTTGAGTGCTGATCAACTGATGCGTGTCTTGTTATAAGGCGACTGGTTTTGAAAAAACACGGGAAGACTGACTGAAAAACAGGAGCAGTCGCATTGGTATGGGTGAA contains:
- a CDS encoding transposase, whose protein sequence is MLVDLYQNLHHFKSEFSRQRAWLLFCAIILSFLAATEMSGVTSMCRYWLSDERGYHRLLHFFRAGSYHPERLRASWQRWVLSHAPLVEVAGRLVVLGDHTHVVKDGGRMPGVVSLRETSETQSKPDYFRGQCWGAVGLLVGSLSACFCLPLSLQIHQGFRYLGEEDANDPTLKLGTRVVQMALSFAQVNDRPVWLVLDAFFATASVFRLARSVWSVALQQPLVQVITRAKKNYVAYFPAPPKPPGRRGRQRQYGMKLVLWEAFDHADFFREVTLCIYGKEESVRLMSHTLWWKPLGQPLQFVWAVTSRGPILLMCSDLVLDAETILTLYCRRTRIETLFDALKNTMGAFRFHFWSRYLPRHSRRPTANRHLKAPQAQHLPTVVACWQAMETFVLCACIATGLLQLFSLKYHEGLWKQQVLYLRTRSRELPSENTVRQILAPLLARQLLRSPPKAFWWRINAAVNGDEDDDRQT
- the trxA gene encoding thioredoxin; translation: MVATFTFLIVRSLRRSKQAEPSNNRSNHEAFVNADEFDAMVLETSHKTPVMVDFYAEWCGPCRSLMPLLARFADDYQGAFLLAKVDVDKNAQLTQRFGIRAMPTVLLFRDGECVERFTGAKLPHSIQYILTKHGIHEPKAMQS